TGAACGGGACATAGACAAAGCCTTTACGAGCGTACTGCTCCGGACTGTGCAATGCGAAAGAGGCCGGATCCACACAGTTAAACCCGGCGGCGGCGGCCGAGGTCAGTGGAAACTCGTCCATGTCGAAAATCGCGCCACAATAGCGCTCCACCGCCTCCCCTACCGCCTTGGCGGCGGCTGTTACCACATCGGCGGCGGCCCCGCCGGAGTTGGCGAAATTACGTTGCCCGCAGAAGGCGCGGGTGTTGGACGCCAGGGCATAAACATGGCTGAAACGGGGCGCCCCCGGTGACAAGGGGGATTCGTGCAATGTCTTGATAATGCCCGCGCGGTTATCCACCAGCCGGGAAAGGCTGGCGGTGAACCTGGTTCGCCAGTCGTGTACGGCGCCGTTACGCATCTGGCACCCCCGAAAGCTCCTGCAACCGCTGGATCAGCGAGTAACCGCCGTCGAATTCCTCCTTCTGGATATTGAAGGGGGAGCGATATTGGCCGTTCCCGCAAACCGGGCACCGGGGAATTTTATATACGGTGTGGCGCCGCACGGCAGTGGCCACCAGATCCATCTCGGTGGCGGTTCCCTTCCGCCAGAGCCAGGGGAAGTCGAAGAAACGGGTCAGCTCCATCACTGCGGCGTCGGCGGCCATGGGGGCCATGGTGGGATGCAATGGGGCCACTAACTGCCCCGCGAAAGCCTGCGCGTCCAGCGCGCGTAACGGCGCGGGGGCGGTGAGATTGGCGTTTTCCCGGACCAGGAGGCATTCAAGGCACGGGGTCTCTCCCGGCGCCACCAGCGGGCCGATCAAGCCTGTTCCACGGTTTACTGTTACCGGCAGAAAAAATATCTTCTCCGCCACGGCGTAACGGTTCCAGTCACGCAAGATGGCGGGACCGCCAAAATCGCAGGTGCCCACCATTGCGCCTGGTGAGCTTTCCCCTTCCTTCCATCTGCTGTAAGGAACCGGCGCGCTTACGCCGCCGGGCCACCGGCCGC
This DNA window, taken from Nitrospinota bacterium, encodes the following:
- a CDS encoding TOMM precursor leader peptide-binding protein, whose amino-acid sequence is MTGQNDGGRRLRCLPTQLTPVDGGVIISRGATSFVAQGEQAAEAARRLMTAALDPEGITAAELAALFPPADADAVNRLVSALKAKRILVPVNGSGPSAPAEESALDVFYWTLGVNGGPEAGRLARTPVVIIGLNGISRRMVAALAEGGARNVTVVDFPLLRNLTMFGKGDEPDLDGGRWPGGVSAPVPYSRWKEGESSPGAMVGTCDFGGPAILRDWNRYAVAEKIFFLPVTVNRGTGLIGPLVAPGETPCLECLLVRENANLTAPAPLRALDAQAFAGQLVAPLHPTMAPMAADAAVMELTRFFDFPWLWRKGTATEMDLVATAVRRHTVYKIPRCPVCGNGQYRSPFNIQKEEFDGGYSLIQRLQELSGVPDA